Within Plasmodium vinckei vinckei genome assembly, chromosome: PVVCY_12, the genomic segment aaaaagcttggaaatatattgttaaGCTCATCTTCATTGCATTGATTCAAGTGACCCACCAAGTcctacatatttataaataagaataatttttcaaatatttatcattttataatttatcaaacttattaatattgaaaggagaaatataaaatactgccaataaaaatatacaaaaacaaTTGACACCTTTTAACTAATTTTTCGACTTACGTTTAATGCTTTCAACTTTGTTTgaagattttttttttgaagttTGCTAATACAATTTGTAACCATAAAAGAGTGTTGAGATTCTACATCCATAATCTCATTTTGGCTTGtcttcaaaaaaatgttagtCAGAAGGGCGTCCTTATTTACTGCAAATGGGAAGTAAAAcaggtatatatatagaaacgGCAAAGAAATAtgcatttaaataataattgtgTGTGTATACATTGTATGGGCCATCAGCCAACACAATCTTATATAGCTATAAATCaagcaaatatattttttaaaacataaattaaagtaatatatacaaaattatgagCATTCTtaagttttatatatttttgttaaacATACTATAATTCCCTTTGGGGACATATTCATccttcaattttattacttttttttttttcatagtGTCATATCTATTTTTGGTGTGTTGAAAAATTTAGTAGAACATATAGGTATAGATTTAAATAATcgtattaattaataaataaatatatatatgtaaacctacatatataaatatatattcctatatatatttagggaataattttatattttttcatttataatttttttccctTAAAGTGTAGTAGTTATACTTTTAACCCtttattgaaaatgaagtattaaaaaaattacaatattattcacatatataatatatataaatatcttTGAAGGCATTTTTCCCCGATatgcttttttattactctATAATATGGCTTTATACATATCCACCAATTCTCATAATAtctcatatattatttaattaaataaatttcttAAATCCTTTTTTCGTTCTTTGGCTTTACTTATTtagttttataaaaattggcaaatataattatagttatataattaataaaatatctcCTTTCtgttatgcatattatccctattatatacatacacgTATATttgccatttttttttattattcttaatttttcataaaataagaaTGAGAGAGTTCAGGAGATATAATAAAGGtttgtattattacaaaaatttttaaaataaaattaagagATAGTAAATTATAAGTTTATctcatacatacatacatacatccatatatatatatacatacatatgcatacatgcatacaatttttatttctactTTTCCAGACGATCGTCAACATAGAAATCATAATAGGTCGCATGGCAAATATGGCCATTCCaatgtataaaataaaataaaacaacatAAAACTAGCtacaatatatttgtacatgcatatatgtgAAGATTTGCttagcatttttttcttcccTTCCCcctcttattttttatgtttatactTTTTGTATAGAATAATGGATATAAAACGAATAGCCGCTACAAccgaataaataaacaaaatgggagaaataaatatagagtAAACATAAATGCAAGGAAATAAATGAGTGTGCATATGTATACCTGCACGATTgataaatgaataaaaatgaataataaaaataaatgatataataattccCCTATAATATGTATGTCTTCGTTACACCTTCGAAAGAATCGCGACGACCGGAGGAATGATACAGAACGAAATTCCCATGCCAGAGTTAAAATATCCAACTTGGAATATACAATTACAAAAGATGATTTAGTggtatgaaataaataccattcacatatacaatatgtatatgttgaaataataataatgtgattactttaaatatatttttacaaaactaagtttataatttttttttaattttattttacaggAATTGTTTAGTAATGTATGCAAAGTTGTAAGCGCATGGATAAACTATGATCATACGGATAGATCggatgtaatttttttttttttaatttattatagcTAGTtcaccaaaaaaaaaaaaaataatataatgtgcatgtacatatgcatatttattttgaatgTTCTTATTTATAGGGAACAGCAGTATGTATTTTTGAAAGTATAGAAGATGCTCAAAAGGCAATTGATAAATATGATGGTGAGatgaagataaaaattgtgaaatattgttattttcacattattttgatatactataaaatatatatatactcaAATTAATTCGGAAATGCAgtgcatatatttgtatgtattgtaaaaatattctgactgttcataatttttttgtatcacCCCCCCCCCCTTAATAGGCTCAGAGATTGAAGGGCAATCCattaaaatggaaatactACACAAATCGAATTATAGttacaaaaaaagatataaaagtAAATGCCCTtggtaattttttttttgtataatttgaatgcaaatatgtaattttttttattttaaaattgttttgaaaaatgtGTCTAagcatttaataatttgctCATATTGTATTTGCAGTcatttattactatttttttttgtttgtgcattttgaaaaaaaaaaatatatggcACACCTTAACAATAAACTTTACTAAATCTTcaaattcatatatagCTTAAttgattttaaaaaatcatcAGGAATGTCATTTCTAAgtgatattatattttcaatttcatTTGTACTtaagttatttttattttcatcataaaAATCTTTAAAGTCTTGtaaatcatttatatttaatagttCACAAATTTccaataattttaaaaattgcttttttatattaatacttGTTACTGAAGTAAAAAAGAGCATAAGATTTCTTATGTCGTTATCTATTTGCACACACCCATAAAGGctgaatttttttgtcattaCAATCCGTTCAATATACTTGCAAATCTGAATAAAAAgggaatataaaatatgcacatGTGCATGTGATTAtgcataaattatttacaagcaaggtaaaaaaaagtgcAAAAAATTACAACATAGTGGTATATAGactaaaatttattaccTTTTCAGCCAGCATGTTTACAATTATgtgataaatattttgattaaaATAAAGAGATATATGatgtaaaattaatttaattttaactATTAAGTTATGTATGTATGGGTCATTTAATTGATAATAAGAATATTGTTCGCTAGATATGTCAAAGTTGATATTTTCGATTACTACTAATTGAGAGacaaaatgtatttttaaaatgtttaataaatttttacaattttctatatttaatttttcataatcatttaaaatgttGTCATAATTAGTCAATGCATT encodes:
- a CDS encoding RNA and export factor binding protein, putative is translated as MREFRRYNKDDRQHRNHNRSHGKYGHSNNNGYKTNSRYNRINKQNGRNKYRNRDDRRNDTERNSHARVKISNLEYTITKDDLVELFSNVCKVVSAWINYDHTDRSDGTAVCIFESIEDAQKAIDKYDGSEIEGQSIKMEILHKSNYSYKKRYKSKCPW